In the Zingiber officinale cultivar Zhangliang chromosome 5A, Zo_v1.1, whole genome shotgun sequence genome, TGGCTAAGTATATATCCATCCATCCCGGAAACTAAGATCTAGATTGACACAGCGTAATGAGCCTTGTGTTTCCTATTTCATTGACAGGAAGCAGGTCTATGGATTCGCGAAGTATTTCACAGTGAGTTTCCTGTGGAGCTTTTTCCAGTGGTTCTTCACAGGTGGAGTTGCCTGTGGATTCTCACAATTTCCGACCTTCGGTCTAAAAGCATGGCAACAGACGTATAATTAAGCTGCTATCAGTTTACTCGTTCATTTTATCATCACGATCAGTTTACACAAGATCATAAACTTTTCATCATGTTGCAGGTTTTTCTTTGATTTTAGCCTGACATATGTTGGAGCTGGCATGATTTGCTCGCACATCGTAAATCTCTCACTCCTTCTTGGAGCAGTTATTTCCTGGGGAATAATGTGGCCACTATTAAGCAGCCTTAAAGGTGATTGGTATTCCGATAGCTTGCCGGCGAGTAGCATGAGAAGCTTACAAGGATACAAGGTAAATTACTGATGAAACAAGAAAATTCCTTGTGAAAAGAAAAGATCCATGAGAGATCATTTGCTCATGTACATTCTTTTACAGGTGTTCATATCGATTGCGCTGATCCTCGGAGATGGTCTCTATAATTTCTTAAAAGTTTTAGCTTTCACTGTGAGAAGCATGCATTCTAGAGCAGTATGCAACAATCCTAACAAAGGTAAAATTGACTATTCTATTCACACAAGGAGCCTTTTTTTTCCTACTTTCCTATTGTAGAATTCAAATATGTTGTGGTTCATCCAGTGGCAGACTTAGACCGCGACAATGAAATCCTTGATGATAAGCTGCACAATGAGTTATTCGTAAAAGAACACATACCGGTGTGGCTGGTCTACTCTGGATATGTCCTTTTCGCTGTGATTTCCATTATCTCGATACCTCTTATGTTCCCAGAGTTGAAATGGTACTATGTGGTCGTAGCTTACATTCTTGCACCAGCTCTTGGTTTCTGCAATGCTTACGGCACTGGCCTGACGGACATGAACATGGCCTACAACTATGGCAAAGTGTCGCTCTTCATACTCGCTGCATGTGCTGGGAAGGAGTCCGGTGTAGTTGCCGGCCTTATTGGCTGTGGGCTAATAAAGTCGGTCGTGTACATTTGTGCTGATCTGATGCATGATTTCAAAACTGGGCATCTCACACTGACATCCCCGAGATCAATGCTTCTCAGTCAGGCCATCGGAACAGCCATGGGCTGTGTCATTGCCCCCTTGACCTTCTTCCTCTTCTACAAGGCCTTCGACGTGGGGAATCCAGATGGGAATTGGAAGGCTCCTTACGCATTAATTTACAGAAACATGGCTATACTTGGCGTGGAGGGCTTCTCGGCCCTCCCTCGTCATTGCCTACTGCTCTGTTACGCTTTCTTCGGGGTTGCACTGATAGCCAACATGCTGAGAGATGCTTTGCCAGCAAAGTATGGATCCTGGGTACCTCTCCCAATGGCCATGGCAGTGCCATTTCTCGTCGGTGCTAGCTTCGCCATCGACATGTTTGTTGGAAGTGTGATAGTTTTCGTCTGGCATAAGCTTAACAGCAAAATTGCCACTTTGATGGTGCCTGCTGTTGCATCTGGTTTGATCTGTGGAGACGGATTGTGGAttctgccatcatctttgcttgcCTTGGCTAAGATCAATCCTCCTATTTGCATGAAGTTTGTAGCTGGTTCATAGAGACGAGCAAACCGGCTGGAGATACACCACACACCATGCTTTTGCACATGAAACCATTTACGATATGAATTCATCTCCTTCGAAATATAAATTATGCCATAAGCAAGAATAAGGCATCAGCTTTTCCTCAGAGATCAAGGGAAACAGAAATGGAAAAATAGGAGCTAATTTTGCTTTTTTGTTCTATCGAAACAAGAGAATCAAGTCTTCTCTGTTGTTTCTCTATTGTAGACTATGTTTTATCTTCATCCGTGTGCTGAGACCTTCAAGTATGTGTGTATTTAGTGGAAAGGGTTTGTAACTCTTCACATTGGTTAAACTTTTTAAGTTTCATCTTTGTTTTATTTACATTATTGAGACGGAGCAAGACGACTGCAACTAGGATGAATTGACGATCTGCGTTAAT is a window encoding:
- the LOC121981104 gene encoding probable metal-nicotianamine transporter YSL9, translated to MEERRRNKKGMPATGRFEIAQMGELEELQEIEKVEDLEEAMEAPVLGPNGTIPPWSKQITVRGIAASLAIGIIYSFVVMKLNLTTGLVPTLNVSAALLAFVVLKSWTKLLHKIGVATTPFTRQENTVVQTCAVACYSIAVGGGFGSYLLGLNRKTYEQAGVDTPGNSPGNYKEPGIGWMTAFLFTVSFVGLLALVPLRKIMIIDYKLAYPSGTATAVLINGFHTPRGDKLAKKQVYGFAKYFTVSFLWSFFQWFFTGGVACGFSQFPTFGLKAWQQTFFFDFSLTYVGAGMICSHIVNLSLLLGAVISWGIMWPLLSSLKGDWYSDSLPASSMRSLQGYKVFISIALILGDGLYNFLKVLAFTVRSMHSRAVCNNPNKVADLDRDNEILDDKLHNELFVKEHIPVWLVYSGYVLFAVISIISIPLMFPELKWYYVVVAYILAPALGFCNAYGTGLTDMNMAYNYGKVSLFILAACAGKESGVVAGLIGCGLIKSVVYICADLMHDFKTGHLTLTSPRSMLLSQAIGTAMGCVIAPLTFFLFYKAFDVGNPDGNWKAPYALIYRNMAILGVEGFSALPRHCLLLCYAFFGVALIANMLRDALPAKYGSWVPLPMAMAVPFLVGASFAIDMFVGSVIVFVWHKLNSKIATLMVPAVASGLICGDGLWILPSSLLALAKINPPICMKFVAGS